In Symmachiella dynata, the following are encoded in one genomic region:
- a CDS encoding circularly permuted type 2 ATP-grasp protein, whose protein sequence is MVQLQEPNDIVPTSPLSVNGLIQNYAPPAGVYDEFIAADGTPRAHTRGFLDSINGIGREEFARRWQQAQRTVQANDFAFGGYATPEDKLRPWELDAIPLMISAAEWDKVSAALTQRARLLNLVLQDLYGEQTLVKQGLLPPELLYAHPGFLRPYHGQLDPSRHMLHFYAADLARSPNGEWWILADRTEAPSGLGYALENRIVVSRMLPDIFHRCQVERLAPFFIAAQETLHGLAPQHTENPRVVLLSHGPTSLNYFEDSYLARYLEYTLVEGGDLAVRNDQVMLKTLGGLLPVDVILRRQNSSDCDPLELGSKSGLGIAGLRQSTRNGAVGVANALGSGLVESVAFMAFMPRLCQLLLGEKLLIPGVASWWCGQPDGLAHVLKNLDNLIIQPAFRNRGKDGPTREALAQMSSTELANTIKANPVQFAAQEKVARSTVPIWRRDLNPAYLALRSYLVTDGEKYTVMQGALARTSSALDPLELSVRKGEGSKDVWILADGPVDQVTLLEEPGRAITLRRSGAELPSRTADNFFWLGRQMERAEATARLLRSAASRLSGETRSTSDVEVPVLLRCLADQGQIEPGYAINKMRGQLPAIEYDLPTAVFDSSQPSCLRSILDEVYRLGAIVRDRISLDTWRIIHGIDEDFRPAEHGTTTLSDLLAMTDELIAKFSAFSGVIMESMTRTQAFHFLELGRRLERSLQIISLVKNCFIPMPEFPGPIFGTVLEVADSLMTYRARYLANRQLAAVLDLVLTDETNPRALAFQFVQLVEHVEQLPRDQTSPDYAAEQRLAMSLLHSVRLMDIQAIAEVHALGDHEPLERLTAEWESQLPKLAEAISHRYLVHAAPSHQLADISPQ, encoded by the coding sequence ATGGTACAACTTCAGGAACCGAACGACATCGTGCCCACATCCCCTCTGTCCGTGAACGGTCTAATTCAAAATTACGCGCCGCCTGCCGGGGTTTATGATGAATTTATTGCCGCCGATGGAACTCCCCGCGCACACACCCGTGGCTTTTTGGATTCCATCAACGGGATCGGCCGCGAAGAGTTTGCGCGGCGATGGCAGCAAGCGCAGCGAACGGTGCAGGCCAACGACTTTGCATTTGGCGGCTACGCCACACCCGAAGACAAGTTGCGTCCGTGGGAGCTGGATGCGATTCCGCTCATGATATCCGCAGCGGAATGGGATAAGGTCTCCGCGGCGCTGACGCAACGCGCCCGGTTGTTGAATCTGGTGCTGCAGGATTTGTATGGTGAGCAAACACTGGTCAAGCAAGGGTTATTGCCACCGGAATTGTTGTACGCGCATCCGGGATTTTTGCGTCCGTATCACGGACAATTGGATCCCTCTCGTCACATGCTCCACTTCTACGCGGCCGATTTGGCGCGTTCGCCCAACGGGGAATGGTGGATTCTGGCGGATCGGACGGAAGCTCCTTCGGGGCTGGGATATGCCTTGGAGAACCGGATTGTCGTCTCGCGGATGCTGCCGGACATTTTTCATCGCTGTCAGGTCGAGCGTTTGGCGCCATTTTTTATCGCGGCCCAGGAGACGTTGCACGGTCTTGCTCCGCAACATACGGAAAACCCGCGGGTAGTGTTGTTGAGCCATGGGCCGACGAGCCTGAACTATTTCGAAGATTCCTATCTGGCACGCTATCTGGAGTACACCCTGGTTGAAGGGGGGGATCTTGCCGTACGCAACGACCAAGTCATGCTCAAGACTTTGGGCGGATTGCTGCCGGTCGATGTGATCCTGCGGCGGCAGAACAGCAGTGACTGTGATCCGTTGGAGCTGGGTTCGAAATCGGGACTGGGAATTGCCGGGCTACGACAATCGACGCGAAACGGCGCGGTGGGCGTAGCTAATGCATTGGGGAGCGGTCTGGTCGAATCGGTGGCGTTTATGGCGTTCATGCCGCGCTTGTGCCAGTTGTTGCTCGGCGAGAAACTGTTGATTCCCGGGGTGGCATCCTGGTGGTGCGGACAACCAGATGGGTTGGCGCACGTGCTCAAGAACTTGGACAACCTGATCATTCAACCGGCGTTTCGCAATCGCGGAAAAGATGGCCCCACGCGCGAGGCATTGGCGCAAATGTCATCGACGGAGTTAGCAAACACCATCAAAGCCAATCCGGTGCAATTTGCCGCTCAGGAGAAAGTGGCCCGTTCTACAGTTCCCATCTGGAGACGTGATCTGAATCCGGCCTATTTGGCGTTGCGGAGCTATCTGGTAACCGATGGCGAAAAATATACCGTTATGCAAGGGGCATTAGCCCGCACCTCCTCAGCGCTCGATCCACTCGAACTGTCGGTTCGCAAGGGAGAAGGTAGCAAGGATGTGTGGATCTTAGCTGACGGACCGGTCGATCAGGTGACCCTGTTGGAAGAGCCGGGCCGGGCCATTACGCTGCGGCGCAGCGGAGCCGAACTTCCCAGTCGAACGGCCGACAACTTTTTTTGGCTGGGACGTCAAATGGAACGCGCCGAGGCAACAGCGCGGCTGTTACGCTCCGCGGCAAGCCGACTCAGCGGCGAAACGCGGTCGACCAGCGATGTGGAAGTCCCGGTGCTGCTGAGATGTCTGGCGGACCAGGGGCAAATCGAACCAGGCTATGCGATCAACAAAATGCGCGGCCAACTGCCGGCGATTGAATACGATTTGCCCACGGCGGTCTTCGATTCCTCACAGCCCTCGTGCTTGCGTTCGATCTTGGACGAAGTCTATCGGTTGGGGGCCATCGTGCGCGATCGCATTTCATTGGACACATGGCGAATTATTCATGGCATCGACGAAGATTTTCGCCCGGCCGAACATGGGACGACGACCCTGTCGGACTTGCTGGCGATGACCGACGAGTTGATTGCCAAGTTCTCTGCGTTTAGCGGAGTGATTATGGAGAGTATGACGCGCACGCAAGCGTTTCATTTCCTGGAACTGGGACGGCGGCTGGAGCGTTCGTTACAAATCATAAGCTTGGTGAAAAACTGTTTCATCCCCATGCCGGAATTTCCCGGACCGATATTTGGGACGGTTTTGGAAGTTGCCGACAGCCTGATGACATATCGCGCGCGCTATCTGGCGAATCGGCAATTGGCGGCAGTTCTCGATCTGGTGCTCACAGATGAAACGAATCCGCGTGCGCTGGCGTTTCAGTTTGTGCAGTTGGTTGAACATGTGGAACAGTTGCCGCGCGACCAAACCTCACCCGATTACGCAGCCGAACAACGGCTGGCCATGTCATTGCTGCATTCCGTCCGCCTCATGGATATTCAGGCCATCGCCGAAGTTCATGCGTTGGGTGATCATGAACCGTTGGAACGACTGACGGCCGAATGGGAGTCCCAATTACCAAAACTTGCTGAAGCGATTTCGCATCGGTACCTCGTTCATGCAGCCCCATCTCACCAGCTTGCTGATATTAGCCCGCAGTGA
- a CDS encoding transglutaminase family protein has product MNYHITHTTKYMYSEAVPVCHNLVHLAPRTLPNQVPDEFRLLIHPEPYSVSYGKDYFGNDVSYFSIYQTHRGLTVTATSDVAVSAAPEVVPDDTAPWEQVAAQLKTDRAVEVLDAYQYVFDSSSIQRFPELAEYVKPSFPAGRPILAGVIDLTARIYNDFTYDPRATTVHTPIREVFEQRHGVCQDFAHLQIGCLRSIGLAARYVSGYLRTEPPPGKPRLVGSDASHAWLAVYCGEAGWVGIDPTNNVLASTDHITIGWGREYNDVCPIQGIIIGGGEHRMSVEVDVVPPEVTS; this is encoded by the coding sequence GTGAATTATCACATCACCCACACCACGAAATATATGTACTCCGAAGCGGTCCCGGTGTGCCATAATTTGGTGCATCTCGCTCCGCGGACGTTGCCCAATCAAGTCCCTGATGAATTCCGACTACTGATTCATCCCGAGCCGTACTCGGTCAGTTATGGCAAGGATTACTTCGGCAACGACGTCTCCTATTTTTCGATTTATCAAACCCACCGCGGTCTCACCGTGACAGCGACGAGCGATGTGGCGGTTTCCGCCGCCCCGGAAGTTGTCCCGGACGATACCGCACCTTGGGAACAGGTGGCAGCGCAATTGAAAACGGATCGCGCGGTCGAAGTGCTCGATGCGTATCAGTATGTCTTTGACTCGTCGAGCATTCAGCGATTCCCAGAATTAGCGGAGTACGTCAAACCGTCGTTTCCCGCAGGGCGACCGATTTTGGCGGGTGTGATCGACTTAACCGCACGGATCTACAACGACTTCACCTATGATCCCCGGGCGACGACAGTCCACACGCCGATTCGGGAAGTTTTTGAACAACGCCATGGTGTTTGCCAGGACTTTGCCCATTTGCAAATCGGCTGTCTGCGCTCGATTGGGTTAGCTGCACGCTATGTGAGCGGCTATTTGAGAACCGAGCCGCCACCGGGGAAACCGCGACTGGTGGGCTCGGATGCGTCGCATGCTTGGCTAGCGGTGTACTGTGGAGAGGCCGGTTGGGTCGGCATCGATCCCACGAACAATGTCTTGGCCTCGACCGACCACATCACCATTGGATGGGGGCGTGAATACAACGACGTCTGTCCGATTCAAGGCATTATTATTGGCGGCGGCGAGCACCGCATGAGCGTCGAAGTCGATGTTGTTCCGCCCGAGGTGACGAGCTAA
- a CDS encoding PTS sugar transporter subunit IIA, which yields MNSASAMPNSGAIPVGSPSEKKPAAPHLDLTSVFRPNCIEMIRSASGKSSVISRLVQTLVCEERVERVHAEEIINGLLERERHGTSAIGKGLAFPHLRTQNVTNFVGAIGVAPDGINFSALDSGLTKLVFLTLSPRDGREQHITLLSRLVALMQNKAVNMQLHHQIRPSDVYEYLTDLDEQSRALVGED from the coding sequence ATGAACAGTGCCAGCGCTATGCCAAACAGCGGAGCCATCCCGGTCGGCTCGCCTTCAGAAAAAAAGCCCGCTGCGCCTCACTTGGATCTCACCAGTGTTTTTCGACCGAATTGTATTGAGATGATTCGCTCAGCATCGGGGAAATCGTCGGTGATCAGCAGACTGGTTCAGACCTTAGTCTGTGAAGAACGAGTCGAACGCGTCCACGCTGAAGAGATCATCAACGGACTCTTGGAACGGGAGCGGCACGGTACATCCGCTATCGGCAAGGGACTTGCCTTTCCTCATTTGCGCACCCAAAACGTCACAAACTTTGTCGGAGCCATTGGAGTTGCCCCCGACGGCATCAACTTTAGTGCGCTAGACAGCGGGCTAACCAAATTGGTGTTTCTGACACTCTCACCGCGCGACGGACGGGAGCAGCACATCACTCTCCTGAGCCGTTTGGTCGCATTAATGCAGAACAAAGCCGTGAACATGCAACTGCATCATCAAATTCGCCCCAGCGACGTTTACGAATATCTGACTGATCTCGACGAGCAATCTCGCGCATTGGTCGGGGAAGACTGA
- a CDS encoding sigma-54-dependent transcriptional regulator: MHDGFNILIVDDEPNIRSGLAKGLMKEADVIATARDVHQALELFDEGDFRLVIADVRLPGDRDGLDLVSLLLERKPETTVIVITAHGTVETAVDAMRRGAFDFISKPVDLNLIRQQVNRAFDHHRLQVENRELRDRLADAGEISGIIGNCSAMQDVFHQIRQVADTDATVLIQGESGTGKELIARALHDLSDRRNGPFVAINLGALPETLLESELFGHEKGAFTGAARQKPGCFERSRSGTLFLDEITEIPPKSQVDLLRVLESGHFNRVGGEELLSSDARIISATNKDIQVLIDDGTFRDDLFYRLNIVPIHVPVLRQRRDDIPLLIEHFLTHFCQRHNRPPKQLQDEAMHQLTAARWPGNVRQLRNVMERLVVTVQGDVIGVEDLPQEIRHTSTTAPARIRSLTEVAEDAEKDAIQAALAASDCHREQTAKALGVSVRTLHYKMSRYGLH, translated from the coding sequence ATGCACGACGGATTCAATATTTTAATTGTCGATGACGAACCAAACATTCGATCCGGTTTGGCCAAAGGCCTCATGAAAGAGGCGGATGTCATTGCCACTGCTCGTGACGTCCACCAGGCGCTGGAACTGTTTGATGAAGGAGATTTCCGCCTCGTCATCGCCGACGTCCGCTTGCCAGGTGATCGCGATGGTCTGGACCTCGTCTCGTTGCTCTTGGAGCGCAAGCCCGAAACAACGGTGATTGTGATCACAGCGCACGGCACAGTGGAAACCGCAGTGGACGCAATGCGACGCGGCGCGTTTGATTTTATCTCCAAGCCGGTCGATTTGAACCTCATTCGCCAACAGGTCAATCGAGCATTCGACCATCATCGCTTGCAAGTGGAAAATCGCGAACTCCGAGACCGCCTAGCCGATGCGGGTGAGATCTCCGGCATTATCGGAAATTGTTCGGCGATGCAGGATGTCTTTCATCAAATTCGCCAAGTGGCCGACACCGATGCCACAGTGCTAATCCAAGGAGAAAGCGGCACCGGTAAGGAACTGATCGCACGCGCCCTGCATGATTTGAGCGACCGCCGCAATGGTCCATTTGTCGCCATTAACCTGGGTGCTCTGCCGGAAACCTTGCTGGAAAGTGAACTCTTTGGCCACGAAAAAGGGGCCTTCACCGGCGCTGCTCGACAAAAACCGGGTTGTTTTGAGCGCTCCCGTAGTGGCACACTTTTTCTTGATGAAATCACGGAGATCCCGCCCAAAAGCCAAGTCGACCTGCTCCGCGTCCTCGAGTCGGGACATTTCAATCGTGTCGGTGGTGAAGAACTACTCTCTTCCGACGCGCGGATTATCTCAGCCACGAACAAAGACATTCAGGTGCTGATCGACGACGGCACATTTCGGGATGACCTGTTTTACCGGTTGAATATCGTCCCCATCCACGTCCCGGTTTTGCGACAGCGGCGCGACGACATTCCTCTGTTGATCGAACATTTCCTAACGCACTTTTGCCAACGGCACAATCGTCCTCCCAAGCAACTCCAGGACGAAGCCATGCATCAGTTGACAGCTGCGCGCTGGCCCGGCAACGTACGGCAACTTCGCAACGTCATGGAACGCTTGGTTGTGACCGTGCAGGGGGATGTGATCGGTGTCGAGGATCTGCCACAAGAGATTCGCCACACCTCCACAACCGCCCCGGCGCGAATCCGCTCGCTGACGGAAGTCGCCGAAGATGCCGAAAAAGATGCCATTCAAGCCGCCTTGGCTGCCTCCGACTGCCACCGCGAACAAACCGCAAAAGCACTCGGAGTCAGTGTGCGGACGCTGCATTATAAAATGAGCCGTTACGGCCTGCATTGA
- a CDS encoding two-component system sensor histidine kinase NtrB, giving the protein MFQVQSTENDSTYRLAIAGLLTLSVVSLAVTIWVMVDFLREQEIVQNLIQLLPAGAAETSAEELAGELRWQFRLTILVVLNLIVTGIAVVLLWRAYRSSQESLRNIMVLADDVLGSIDQAIITTDPTGHVTGINRCGIEMFSLHEDQIGRPLRQLDERIPLEEFRQESRAAETLPLVRDFPVTKTGGTRSLRAFCHPLRNRVNEDIGNVVQISDVTERVLVEESLRRMERYIGLGSLAAGLHHEIKNPLAALSLHVQLMEEELEGHETLDEVHEMLGVIKTEMTRVGGVLESFRDYASLGQLNHSQVEIAKLIDRQVKLIAPRADMQNIAFRTEIPETTLPSIQADRVRLEQVLLNLLVNAMENMTEGGVLTIRPSVVETPTGSAIQIEVVDTGTGIPQNLRDRIFDPYFTTKSEGTGMGLALCDKIIRQHRGSLDFRCSDEGTTFTMTLPLG; this is encoded by the coding sequence ATGTTCCAAGTCCAATCCACAGAGAACGATAGTACCTACCGGCTGGCGATTGCCGGATTATTGACGCTGAGTGTGGTGTCTTTGGCTGTCACCATCTGGGTCATGGTCGATTTTCTGCGGGAACAAGAGATTGTTCAAAATCTGATCCAACTCTTGCCCGCTGGCGCCGCGGAGACTTCTGCCGAAGAACTCGCCGGTGAACTTCGCTGGCAATTCCGCCTGACAATCCTCGTCGTCCTGAATCTGATTGTGACTGGAATTGCGGTCGTGTTACTGTGGCGGGCTTACCGCTCCTCGCAAGAATCGCTGCGAAATATCATGGTCCTGGCCGACGACGTTTTGGGCAGTATCGATCAGGCGATCATCACCACAGATCCGACCGGTCACGTCACCGGGATCAATCGTTGCGGCATTGAGATGTTCTCACTGCATGAGGACCAAATCGGCAGACCGTTGCGACAGCTGGATGAGCGAATTCCGCTGGAGGAGTTCCGGCAGGAATCTCGGGCTGCTGAAACATTGCCCTTGGTCCGCGACTTTCCCGTGACCAAAACCGGCGGAACGCGTTCCTTGCGCGCGTTTTGTCATCCGCTGCGAAATCGGGTAAACGAGGATATTGGAAACGTCGTCCAAATCAGCGATGTCACGGAACGCGTGCTGGTTGAGGAAAGCTTGCGCCGCATGGAGCGCTACATCGGCCTTGGGTCACTCGCAGCCGGATTGCATCATGAAATCAAAAACCCATTGGCAGCGTTGTCGCTGCACGTTCAATTGATGGAAGAGGAGTTGGAGGGACACGAGACGTTGGATGAAGTCCATGAAATGCTGGGCGTTATCAAAACTGAAATGACGCGTGTCGGAGGAGTTCTCGAAAGCTTTCGCGACTACGCGTCGCTGGGACAATTGAATCATTCTCAAGTAGAAATCGCGAAATTGATTGATCGCCAAGTCAAATTGATTGCGCCGCGCGCAGACATGCAAAATATCGCTTTCCGCACCGAAATTCCCGAGACAACCTTGCCCTCGATTCAAGCGGATCGCGTACGCCTAGAACAGGTACTGCTCAACCTACTCGTCAATGCCATGGAAAACATGACCGAAGGCGGGGTATTGACGATCCGCCCCTCAGTTGTTGAGACCCCGACCGGCAGTGCGATTCAAATCGAAGTCGTCGATACTGGGACCGGCATCCCGCAGAACCTCCGCGACCGCATCTTTGACCCGTATTTCACGACCAAAAGTGAAGGCACTGGCATGGGACTTGCGTTGTGTGACAAAATCATCCGCCAACACCGCGGCAGCCTCGATTTTCGCTGTTCCGATGAAGGAACCACCTTCACGATGACGCTTCCGTTGGGTTAA
- a CDS encoding carbonic anhydrase: protein MQKLIEGIHRFQRNLFSQNQRLFETLVDGQTPLALFITCSDSRIDPNWLTQTKPGELFIQRTAGNIVPPYGAVMGGEAATIEYAVSALKVKDIIICGHSHCGAMSGLLDQASIEKMPAVKAYLDHAEATRRIVEENYTHISDPEKRLTLTVEENVLVQLENLRTHPTVAAALSRNDLKLHGWVYKFETGDVFAFDPDKTQFLPVEDVERPQTQSDLSLPAI, encoded by the coding sequence ATGCAAAAATTGATCGAAGGCATTCATCGTTTCCAACGAAATCTATTCAGCCAAAACCAACGGCTGTTTGAAACGCTCGTCGATGGACAGACACCGCTGGCGTTATTCATCACCTGCTCCGACTCCCGCATCGACCCCAATTGGCTCACGCAAACGAAACCGGGGGAACTCTTTATCCAACGAACGGCGGGCAACATCGTGCCCCCCTACGGCGCTGTCATGGGGGGAGAAGCAGCGACGATTGAATACGCGGTGAGTGCCCTGAAGGTGAAGGACATCATTATCTGCGGACACTCTCACTGCGGAGCCATGAGTGGACTGTTGGATCAAGCGAGCATCGAAAAAATGCCGGCCGTGAAGGCCTATTTGGATCACGCCGAAGCAACACGCCGTATCGTTGAGGAAAACTACACTCATATCTCCGACCCAGAAAAACGCCTGACACTGACAGTCGAAGAAAACGTACTCGTCCAACTCGAAAACCTGCGCACGCATCCCACCGTGGCAGCCGCATTGAGTCGCAACGACCTAAAACTGCACGGTTGGGTCTATAAGTTTGAGACGGGTGATGTCTTCGCATTTGACCCTGACAAGACTCAGTTTCTGCCGGTTGAAGATGTGGAACGGCCTCAAACCCAATCCGACTTGTCGCTCCCGGCTATTTGA